A part of Terriglobia bacterium genomic DNA contains:
- a CDS encoding transposase: protein MRYSEPLKLILESTRDIWNHPETRPAVRENFLKVIRCRTATLGAEIYASESEQKYVYHSCKSRSCPSCGHRATVLWQREQWAALPDIPYVGICLTMPNVLWPLFQQNRHLLHDLPALGAAVIQQWVKARYGARVMIMVVPHTFGRHLTFNAHLHILVSAGGLRESESRWIPGMHFNDRALMHMWRYAVITYLREALRTKVLTVGTETAALKAFFIKQYERWWSIDIAHFRSKSQFLRYAGRYARRPPIAQHRFLEITNREVVFWTKDLREKRHVETRYLIEDFVAALADHVPDRYRHAIRYFGLLAPGSKSRTSAALFLRIGQEKRCRPKRLRWRNSLRKDFGIDPLVDTQGQTMHWIGQRAPIS, encoded by the coding sequence TTGCGCTACAGTGAGCCTCTGAAACTCATACTCGAAAGCACCCGGGACATCTGGAATCACCCCGAAACTCGGCCAGCAGTTCGCGAGAACTTCCTGAAGGTAATTCGTTGCCGAACCGCGACCCTGGGCGCAGAAATCTACGCTTCCGAGAGTGAACAGAAATACGTTTATCACTCATGCAAGTCGAGATCGTGCCCAAGCTGCGGGCATCGGGCCACCGTTCTGTGGCAAAGGGAACAGTGGGCCGCCCTACCCGATATTCCGTATGTGGGCATCTGTCTGACCATGCCCAATGTTCTGTGGCCACTCTTCCAGCAAAATCGGCATCTTCTGCACGACCTGCCGGCCCTCGGAGCCGCGGTAATTCAGCAATGGGTGAAGGCTAGGTATGGTGCTCGCGTGATGATTATGGTCGTGCCTCATACGTTCGGGCGCCATCTTACCTTCAACGCACATCTTCATATTCTTGTCTCCGCAGGGGGTCTCAGAGAATCGGAGAGCCGATGGATCCCCGGCATGCACTTCAATGACCGCGCTCTCATGCACATGTGGCGATATGCCGTCATAACGTACCTCCGCGAAGCGCTGAGAACAAAGGTCCTCACAGTCGGTACTGAAACCGCGGCACTCAAGGCATTCTTCATTAAACAGTACGAACGCTGGTGGAGCATCGACATCGCTCACTTCAGATCCAAGTCGCAATTTTTGCGCTACGCTGGCCGGTATGCACGACGACCACCGATCGCACAGCATCGTTTCCTTGAGATCACGAATCGAGAAGTAGTGTTTTGGACGAAAGATCTCAGAGAGAAACGGCACGTTGAGACCCGGTATTTGATTGAGGATTTTGTTGCGGCTCTTGCCGACCACGTACCGGACCGCTATCGGCACGCGATTCGGTATTTTGGTTTGCTGGCTCCTGGTTCAAAGAGCAGGACATCTGCTGCGCTGTTTCTGCGCATAGGCCAAGAAAAGCGTTGCCGCCCAAAGCGATTAAGATGGAGAAACTCGCTCCGAAAGGATTTCGGAATAGATCCTCTCGTAGACACTCAGGGCCAAACCATGCATTGGATTGGCCAGCGCGCCCCGATCTCATAG
- a CDS encoding RHS repeat-associated core domain-containing protein, producing MAPGIVAESDQAGTLKSEYVFFAGERVARRDLVAPTGVFYYFSDHLKTASVVTDAAGVIKAESDYYPWGGELQFVASDSNHYKFTGKERDSESGLDYFGARYYSNGLGRWISADWSATPVPVPYADFGDPQSFNLYGYVRNIPTVKVDLDGHGDPPVRTLPEPTPADWALIDAAEPVSPLVPVVVFGAPVVAATWFAATHPAQAPEDGSFGPYGDMYVYSASSSQGPGQTQTQGQTQTEESKPQAEPATAAAGGAKKGGGSTVQENKAKGDAYRDEVADALKAAGKDVKTEVTKKTPFGTRRMDIEVKHSGKASGVETKTGNSRYRPSQRAKDNYLKKHGYPVNVVRKPKD from the coding sequence ATGGCGCCGGGGATCGTGGCGGAGTCAGACCAGGCGGGGACCCTGAAGAGCGAGTACGTGTTCTTTGCAGGCGAGCGCGTGGCCCGCCGCGACTTGGTCGCGCCGACGGGAGTGTTCTACTACTTCTCTGACCACCTGAAGACCGCGTCGGTGGTTACCGATGCGGCGGGTGTGATCAAGGCCGAATCGGACTATTACCCCTGGGGCGGTGAGTTGCAGTTCGTCGCCAGCGACTCGAATCATTACAAGTTCACCGGAAAAGAACGAGATTCGGAATCCGGGCTCGACTATTTCGGAGCGAGGTATTACTCGAACGGGTTGGGACGCTGGATCAGTGCCGATTGGTCTGCTACGCCGGTTCCGGTGCCGTATGCGGATTTTGGGGACCCGCAGTCGTTTAATCTGTACGGCTATGTAAGGAATATTCCGACGGTGAAGGTCGATCTTGACGGCCATGGTGACCCGCCAGTGAGGACGCTGCCGGAGCCGACGCCAGCTGACTGGGCGCTAATCGACGCGGCTGAACCAGTTTCTCCTTTGGTGCCAGTAGTCGTATTTGGGGCCCCGGTAGTCGCCGCAACATGGTTTGCCGCAACTCATCCGGCTCAAGCGCCAGAAGATGGCTCCTTCGGTCCATACGGCGATATGTATGTATACTCGGCGTCAAGCTCTCAAGGACCAGGGCAAACGCAGACCCAAGGGCAAACACAAACTGAGGAGTCAAAACCACAGGCAGAGCCCGCAACCGCTGCCGCAGGTGGTGCCAAGAAGGGAGGCGGGAGCACCGTACAGGAAAACAAAGCAAAAGGAGACGCCTACCGAGATGAAGTCGCGGATGCGCTAAAGGCTGCTGGAAAAGATGTTAAGACCGAGGTTACTAAGAAAACTCCCTTTGGAACCCGACGGATGGACATCGAAGTAAAGCATAGTGGAAAGGCGAGCGGGGTTGAGACGAAAACAGGAAACTCTCGCTATCGGCCTAGCCAGCGTGCAAAGGACAACTATCTAAAGAAACACGGGTATCCGGTAAATGTCGTTCGGAAGCCTAAGGATTAG